From the Phreatobacter oligotrophus genome, the window ACGAGGCTGGCCGATGGCGTGACGTCTGGACCTCCCTGGCCCCGGTCGACAGCATGATGACCCATGCCGCGGACCCGCGCGACGCCCTGGAACTGCTGACCCTGCGCGAGCGGATGCGGTCGTGGCGCTTCTATGACCATTTTCGCACCGACCGCGACGCGCCGTGTCGGCGCCCTCAGGTCGGCACCTACACCCCGGTTCTCGCCAGCGACGGAGCCGACCTCGCCGCGGCCCTGCAGACGATACGCGAAGTGGGAAGCTCCGGGGATCTCGACAACACGATCGCGGATGCTTTCCCGGGAAGCACGATCGCTGTCGCGGTCCAGGACGGCTATTTCGAGGTCGAACTGCGCCAGCACGGCCTGCTGCGTCCTCTGAAGACATCCGAGCTCTCGGATGGCACCCTGCGCTACCTGTTGCTGGCGGCGGCCTTGCTGTCCCCGCGGCCACCGGAATTGATGGTGCTGAACGAGCCCGAGACGAGCCTGCACCCGACGCTCCTCGCACCGCTGGCCCGGCTGATCAGCAAGGTGTCGGAGACGACCCAGGTCATTGTCGTGTCCCACGCCAAAGCCCTCGTCGATGCCCTCGGCCCCGACGCTGTGCGGGTGACGCTCGAGAAGGACTTCGGCGAAACTCAGGTCGCCGATGCCGATCCGCCGCTGTGGGACTGGCCAAGCCGCTGAGCGCGGCTACGGGCGCTACGACCTCGGCGCCGCGGCCCTCGCGAGGCGGTCGCGGATGGCCTCGCCCAGACCCTCGCCGGGGATCGGCATGACGGCGATGCCGCAGGCCGCCGCCGCGTCCAGCGTGCGCAGGTGGCCGAAGAGATTTGCGGCGGCTTCCGCCAGATCACCGGATGGCGAGAGATTGAGCACGGGCCCGTCGGCGACTGGCACGTCGCGCCCGAAGGCCAGCAGGGCCTCGCCAGGCGCGGGCGCCATGACGTCGAGGCGCAGCCCCGCCTGCGGCGCATAGTGCGAGGCAAGCATGCCGGGCGCGATGGTGGCCTCGCCGGTGGAGGCGGTGAGCGGCCGGCCGATGACCTTCTCGATCGCCTCGCGCGGCACGCCGCCCGGCCGCAGCAGGACCGGCGCTCCGCCGAGGCAGGCGACGATGGTGGATTCGACGCCGACCTCGGTCGCCCCGCCATCGACGACCGCATCGATGCGGCCATCGAGATCGTCGAGCACATGGTCGGCCGTCGTCGGGCTCACATGGCCGGAGCGGTTCGCCGAGGGCGCGGCGATGGGCCGTCCTGCCGCCGTCAGCAGGGCCTGCGCCACCGGGTGCGAGGGCACGCGCAGGCCCACCGTGTCGAGGCCGGCGCGGGCGAGGTCCGAGATGCCGGCGCCGGCCGCCATGGGCACGACAAGGGTCAGCGGTCCCGGCCAGAAGGCGCGGGCCAGCGCCTCGGCGTCGGCGTCGAACTCGCCCAAGGCCAGCGCCGCCTCCACCGTCGCCACATGGGCGATGAGCGGGTTGAAGCTGGGCCGGCCCTTGGCGGCGTAGATGGCGGCAACGGCCCGGCCATCGGTGGCGTCGGCGCCGAGGCCATAGACAGTCTCGGTCGGGAAGGCGACGAGACCTCCTGCGCGCAGACTATCGGCCGCGGCGGCGATGCCGGCGGCATCGGTTCGCAGGCGCTTCGTGGCGCTGGGATCCTTCAGCTTGTCGTCCATGCGGCGGCGCTTAGCACGCTCCAACCCGAAAACACAGGCCGGACGCGGCAGACAGTTCGTTCATCACACCGTCAAGGCAGGATGCTCATCCGTCCGGCGTCCTTGTCGTGAGAATGCACCGGTCCTAGAAACAAGACATTGGAGGAAAGCCATGCCTTATCGCGCGCCCGTCGCCGACATGATCGCCACCCTCAAGCATGCCGCCGGTCTCGAACAAGCGCTCGCCGATGGTCTATATGGCGACCTCGGCCTCGACGACATCACCGCCATCCTCGAGGAGGCCGGCAAGTTTGCTGGTGAGCGCATCGCGCCACTGAACCGTGTCGGCGACCGCGAGGGCGCCCATTTCCACGACGGCCAAGTGACCATGCCGCATGGCTGGAAGGAGGTCTATTCCGACTGGACCGCCGCCGGATGGAACGGGCTGATGGCCGAGGAAGCCCTGGGTGGCCAGGGCCTGCCCTGCGTCATCAACTCCGCCTGCCTCGAGATGTGGAACGCCGCATCCGGCGCCTTCGGCCTCGGGCCGCTGCTCACCCAGGGCGCCATCGAGGCGCTGCAGGCCCATGCTGCGCCGGAGCTGAAGGCCAAGTACCTGCCGAAGATGATCACCGGCGAGTGGACCGGCACGATGAACCTGACGGAGCCGCAGGCCGGCTCCGACCTTTCGGCCCTGCGCAGCCGCGCCGAGCGCGCGGGCGATGGCACCTATCGCATCACCGGCCAGAAGATCTTCATCACCTATGGCGAGCACGACCTGACGGAGAACATTGTCCATCTGGTCCTCGCCCGCCTGCCCGATGCGCCTCCCGGTACCAAGGGCATCTCGCTCTTCCTCGTGCCGAAGTTCCTCGTCAACGACGACGGCTCGCTGGGCGCCCGCAACGATGTCCGCTGCGCCTCCATCGAGCACAAGCTCGGCGTCCACGCCTCGCCCACCTGCACCATGGTCTATGGCGACGAGGGCGGCGCCATCGGCTGGCTCGTCGGCGAGGAGAACCGCGGCCTCATGGCCATGTTCACCATGATGAACAATGCCCGCCTCGCCGTGGCGCTGCAGGGCGTCTCCATTGCCGAGCGCGCCACGCAGAAGGCGCTGGCCTTCGCCGCCGAGCGCCGCCAGGGCAAGGCGCCGGGCTGGGAGGCCGAGGGCATGAGCCCGATCATCGAGCATCCCGACGTGAAGCGCATGCTCGCGACCATGCGGGCCTCGACTCTGGCCTCGCGGGCCATCTGCTACATGCTCGCCGCCGAGATCGACCGCGCCCATCTCGGCCGCACCCCGGAGGAGCGCAAGGCCGGCCATGCCCGGGCCTCGCTCCTCACCCCCATCGCCAAGGCCTATTCCACCGACATCGGCAACGAGGTCGCCTCGCTCGGCGTGCAGGTCCATGGCGGCATGGGCTTTGTCGAGGAGACGGGCGCGGCCCAGCACATGCGCGACGCCCGCATCTACGCGATCTACGAGGGCACCAACGGCATCCAGGCCATCGACCTCGTCACCCGCAAGATCGGCATCGAGGGCGGCGCGCTGGTCGCCGCCGAGATCGCCCGGATGCGCGGCATCGTCGCCGATGTCGCCAAGTCCAACGCCGTCGAGTTCGGCCTGACCGCCGCGCGGCTGCGCGAGACGGTGGACGCGCTCGAGACCGCGACGAAGCACCTGCTCGGAGCGCTGGCCAATGACCCGGCCGACGCGCAGGCGGGCGCGACTCCCTATACCCGCCTCTTCGGCCTGGCGCTCGGCGGCACGGCGCTGGCCCAGAAGGCGCTGAAGATGCGCGCCAATGGCGTCTCGGACCTCGCCCGCGCCGAAGCCACGGGCCTTGCCCGCTTCTTCGCCGAGAATATCGCCACCGCCGCCACCGGCCTCGCCGAAACCGTCGTCACCGGCGGCCACGCGGTGGTCGATCTCGACATCCCGCTCGCCAGCTGAGGAGCCCCGCGATGGACGCAGCGACTGCCACCACCGCCCTCGCCGGCGGCCATGTGACCCTGGAGCGTCACCCGCACGGCGTGGTGCTCGTCCGGATGAACCGCCCGGACAAGAAGAACGCCCTCACCGGCGCGATGTATGACGCCATGCGCGGTGTCATCGAGAACGCCGCGGCGGAGGGCACCCGCGCCGTCGTCTTCGCCGGCGTGCCGGGCGTCTTCACCTCCGGCAACGACATTGCCGATTTCGTGCAGCGATCGGCGGGCGGCGAGACCCGCTCGCCGGCCGGCGATTTCATCAAGGCGCTGGCGACCGTCGAGGTGCCGATGATCGCGGCCGTCGACGGCCTCGGCATCGGCATCGGTACCACCATGGTGCTGCACATGGACCTCGCCTATGCGAGCCCTAATGCGCTGTTCCGCATGCCCTTCGTCGATCTCGGCCTGGTGCCCGAGGCGGCCTCGTCGCTGATCTTCCCGCGCCTTGCAGGGATCAAGAAGGCGACGGAATACATCCTGATGGCCGAGCCCTTCGGGGCGGCTGAGGCGGAGAGCATCGGCCTCGTCAATGCCGTGCTGCCGCCGGCGGAGCTGGAGGCGAAGGCGCTGGCCGCGGCGACCAAGCTCGCCTCGAAGCCCCCCATCGCGCTCGCCCATTCGCGCCGGCTGCTGCGCAAGGACGCCGCTGAGAT encodes:
- a CDS encoding L-threonylcarbamoyladenylate synthase, yielding MDDKLKDPSATKRLRTDAAGIAAAADSLRAGGLVAFPTETVYGLGADATDGRAVAAIYAAKGRPSFNPLIAHVATVEAALALGEFDADAEALARAFWPGPLTLVVPMAAGAGISDLARAGLDTVGLRVPSHPVAQALLTAAGRPIAAPSANRSGHVSPTTADHVLDDLDGRIDAVVDGGATEVGVESTIVACLGGAPVLLRPGGVPREAIEKVIGRPLTASTGEATIAPGMLASHYAPQAGLRLDVMAPAPGEALLAFGRDVPVADGPVLNLSPSGDLAEAAANLFGHLRTLDAAAACGIAVMPIPGEGLGEAIRDRLARAAAPRS
- a CDS encoding enoyl-CoA hydratase-related protein encodes the protein MDAATATTALAGGHVTLERHPHGVVLVRMNRPDKKNALTGAMYDAMRGVIENAAAEGTRAVVFAGVPGVFTSGNDIADFVQRSAGGETRSPAGDFIKALATVEVPMIAAVDGLGIGIGTTMVLHMDLAYASPNALFRMPFVDLGLVPEAASSLIFPRLAGIKKATEYILMAEPFGAAEAESIGLVNAVLPPAELEAKALAAATKLASKPPIALAHSRRLLRKDAAEIRARMDEEGALFAELLKGDEAKQAFMAFMTRK
- a CDS encoding AAA family ATPase; translation: MITRLAVAGYRSLRDIVLEVGPLTVVTGANGSGKSSLYRALRLLADTAQGRVIQSLAGEGGLSSTLWAGPEAFSREVKAGIHPVQGTRRKAPISLRLGFSGDDYGYAIDLGLPLPSQTLFGHDPQIKVESLWTGPRMTRNSVFAERRGPLVRIRDEAGRWRDVWTSLAPVDSMMTHAADPRDALELLTLRERMRSWRFYDHFRTDRDAPCRRPQVGTYTPVLASDGADLAAALQTIREVGSSGDLDNTIADAFPGSTIAVAVQDGYFEVELRQHGLLRPLKTSELSDGTLRYLLLAAALLSPRPPELMVLNEPETSLHPTLLAPLARLISKVSETTQVIVVSHAKALVDALGPDAVRVTLEKDFGETQVADADPPLWDWPSR
- a CDS encoding acyl-CoA dehydrogenase, producing MPYRAPVADMIATLKHAAGLEQALADGLYGDLGLDDITAILEEAGKFAGERIAPLNRVGDREGAHFHDGQVTMPHGWKEVYSDWTAAGWNGLMAEEALGGQGLPCVINSACLEMWNAASGAFGLGPLLTQGAIEALQAHAAPELKAKYLPKMITGEWTGTMNLTEPQAGSDLSALRSRAERAGDGTYRITGQKIFITYGEHDLTENIVHLVLARLPDAPPGTKGISLFLVPKFLVNDDGSLGARNDVRCASIEHKLGVHASPTCTMVYGDEGGAIGWLVGEENRGLMAMFTMMNNARLAVALQGVSIAERATQKALAFAAERRQGKAPGWEAEGMSPIIEHPDVKRMLATMRASTLASRAICYMLAAEIDRAHLGRTPEERKAGHARASLLTPIAKAYSTDIGNEVASLGVQVHGGMGFVEETGAAQHMRDARIYAIYEGTNGIQAIDLVTRKIGIEGGALVAAEIARMRGIVADVAKSNAVEFGLTAARLRETVDALETATKHLLGALANDPADAQAGATPYTRLFGLALGGTALAQKALKMRANGVSDLARAEATGLARFFAENIATAATGLAETVVTGGHAVVDLDIPLAS